The genomic interval CCCCCGCCCCATGACTGTCCCGAAGGAGGAACCTGCAACCTTTCCCTGTCACCAAAAaagataagcaaacaaacaaatttggATTTTTTCCCCATGGATCCCAAAATACAACGAGATCTGAAGAGACGAGTGGGAGGGAGGCAGTTCGAAGGGGGGAAGGGGGTCCCTGACCATAGGGGAGACGAACAGGGTTCGCTTCTGGGTCTCCTCCCCACGCCCGGCTTCTTCAGTCCTCGCCACCCGGAGCCGGCTCCGGGAGACCCGGACGCAGCAGCTAGAGGAGACGGTGCTCCGGGCGTCTGGAATTGGGGCTGCGGGGGTGGGGGCCGGGCCGGGGGCGGCGCGCGGCCAACTTGCAAATTGGATTAGGGAGCGTGGGGGTGAGAGGCACCGGAGGGCAGGGGGAGCCGGGCCGAGGGGCCCGGGCCGCGGAGCCAAGGAACCGGGCAGCTGTCCCCAAGGCGGCCGCCCAGCTTCTCTCCATCACCCGGAGAGAGCAGGCTTTCGGGCGAGAGCACCGCCTCCCCGGGCAGAGGAACCTGGCCCTTTAGCACCCCACCCGGTCCACGCTCTCTGGGACCCCGACACCGGCCTGGAGCGGCCTCCTTTGCGGCCAGGGGCGGAGCCGGGGCCCGGCTCTGGGGCGAGGGCCTGGGCCGCGGAACCCCGCCGGCAGCCGGGCAGGGCTGGGCCGGCTCTGGGCGGGGCAGCGGGACGTGGTGGGCATCGGGGGCCCCTTGGGCTGGAGGGCGCGCcaagactgggtggtggtggcgggttGGAGGGCCGTGGTGACCCTGGCGCGCCCCTCAATTTGTGTTGTCTGTCTCCCCGCCCCCGGGGCGCCCTCAGGCACCATGCTGACCCGCCTGTTCAGCGAGCCCGGCCTCCTCTCGGACGTGCCCAAGTTCGCCAGCTGGGGCGACGGCGACGACGACGAGCCGAGAAGCGACAAGGGCGACGCGCCACCGCAGCCTCCGCCTGCTCCCGGGTCGGGGGCTCCAGGACCCGCCCGGGCCGCCAAGCCAGTGTCCCTTCGTGGAGAAGACGTCCCCGAAGCCACGTTGGCCGAGGTCAAGGAGGAAGGCGAGCTGGgtggtgaggaggaagaggaagaggaggaagaggaagggctggaCGAGGCTGAAGGCGAGCGGCCCAAGAAGCGCGGGCCGAAGAAACGCAAGATGACCAAGGCGCGTCTGGAGCGCTCCAAGCTGCGGCGACAGAAGGCCAACGCGCGGGAGCGCAACCGCATGCACGACCTGAACGCAGCGCTGGACAACCTGCGCAAGGTGGTGCCCTGCTACTCCAAGACGCAGAAGCTGTCCAAGATCGAGACGCTGCGCCTGGCCAAGAACTACATCTGGGCTCTCTCGGAGATCTTGCGCTCCGGAAAGCGACCGGATCTGGTGTCCTATGTGCAGACTCTGTGCAAGGGGCTGTCGCAACCCACCACAAATCTGGTGGCTGGCTGCCTGCAGCTCAACTCTCGTAACTTCCTCACAGAGCAGGGCGCGGACGGCGCCGGCCGCTTTCACGGCTCGGGTGGTCCGTTCGCCATGCACCCGTACCCGTACCCGTGCTCTCGCCTGGCGGGAGCACAGTGCCAGGCGGCCGGCGGCCTGGGCGGCGGCGCAGCGCACGCCCTGCGGACCCACGGCTACTGCGCCGCCTACGAGACGCTGTACGCAGCGGCGGGTGGCGGCGGTGCCAGCCCGGACTACAACAGCTCCGAGTACGAGGGTCCGCTCAGTCCCCCGCTCTGTCTCAACGGCAACTTCTCCCTCAAGCAGGACTCGTCTCCCGATCACGAGAAGAGCTACCATTACTCTATGCACTACTCGGCGCTGCCCGGCTCGCGGCCCGCGGGCCACGGGCTGGTCTTTGGCTCGTCCGCCGTGCGCGGGGGCGTCCACTCCGAGAATCTCTTGTCTTATGATATGCACCTTCACCACGACCGGGGCCCCATGTACGAGGAGCTCAACGCGTTTTTCCATAACTGAGACCTCGCGCCgaccccctttctttttctttgcctttgccCGGCCCCCTAATCCCAGCCCCGCGAGCTCGGGGGCTCCCACCGACTTCAGCGCCAGGCGCGCGGGGCGTGGGCCGCCGGTTCTGCGGCTCTCTAGGGCTGGCGCGGTCTCTTACCTGTGGGTGGCCCGTCCCAGGGGCCTCGCTTCTCCCTGGGGACtcgccttctctctcccaacgggcttcctcttccctctccagcgGAGTGCTTCTCTGGGGACCTCCCTCCCGGCTCTCCCTGGAGACTCCTTCCGCATTCCCAAACTTGggttttctctccccacctcccagtaGGCCATAAGGCTTTGGTAAGGGGCAGCTGAGTTTCGGGATAGTGTCTCCGCTtaggaaacttttaaaaaagacactgAGCTGCCCAGGATAGTCT from Microtus ochrogaster isolate Prairie Vole_2 unplaced genomic scaffold, MicOch1.0 UNK31, whole genome shotgun sequence carries:
- the Neurod2 gene encoding neurogenic differentiation factor 2, with amino-acid sequence MLTRLFSEPGLLSDVPKFASWGDGDDDEPRSDKGDAPPQPPPAPGSGAPGPARAAKPVSLRGEDVPEATLAEVKEEGELGGEEEEEEEEEEGLDEAEGERPKKRGPKKRKMTKARLERSKLRRQKANARERNRMHDLNAALDNLRKVVPCYSKTQKLSKIETLRLAKNYIWALSEILRSGKRPDLVSYVQTLCKGLSQPTTNLVAGCLQLNSRNFLTEQGADGAGRFHGSGGPFAMHPYPYPCSRLAGAQCQAAGGLGGGAAHALRTHGYCAAYETLYAAAGGGGASPDYNSSEYEGPLSPPLCLNGNFSLKQDSSPDHEKSYHYSMHYSALPGSRPAGHGLVFGSSAVRGGVHSENLLSYDMHLHHDRGPMYEELNAFFHN